A single Chryseobacterium sp. DNA region contains:
- a CDS encoding GNAT family N-acetyltransferase yields the protein MNDILNDVKIIPYEPQYKEAFKALNEEWIKSFFVMEASDYKLLDHPEEKILAQGGYIAFALLNDEVVGTCALVKANAEPLTFELSKMAVSPKAQGKKIGYLLGNTLVEKAKELGAEKVFLETNSILGPAIRLYEKLGFKHMPVTNAGYDRVDVQMELDLKIE from the coding sequence ATGAATGATATCCTTAATGACGTAAAAATTATCCCCTACGAACCTCAGTACAAAGAAGCATTCAAGGCCTTAAATGAAGAATGGATCAAATCATTCTTTGTAATGGAAGCGAGTGATTATAAACTCCTGGATCATCCTGAAGAAAAGATTTTAGCTCAGGGAGGCTATATTGCTTTTGCTCTGCTGAATGACGAAGTGGTGGGAACCTGTGCCTTGGTGAAGGCGAATGCGGAACCACTTACTTTTGAGCTATCAAAAATGGCGGTCAGTCCTAAAGCTCAGGGAAAGAAAATCGGCTATCTGCTGGGGAATACTTTAGTAGAGAAAGCGAAAGAACTGGGGGCGGAGAAAGTATTTCTGGAAACCAATTCAATCCTGGGACCAGCGATCAGGCTGTACGAAAAATTAGGCTTTAAACATATGCCGGTTACCAATGCCGGATATGACCGCGTGGATGTACAGATGGAATTAGACCTCAAAATTGAGTGA
- a CDS encoding response regulator transcription factor → MYEKIILIEDETSVVSFIKKGLQENGYEISVAFDGRTGVQLVQANDFDLVILDIMLPEMNGLDVCKEIRKTNQSVPILFLTALGTSENIVLGLESGGDDYLVKPFKFIELVARVKSLLRRSHNNGPQETIEPEPDNEHVFQFSDLAVNDYTKKVTRGGEEITLTSTEYKLLLYFLNNPEKVISRAEILDAVWGVNYELGTNVVDVYVNYLRKKLDSQDDNKLIHTVIGMGYVLKKS, encoded by the coding sequence ATTTATGAAAAAATTATTCTTATCGAAGACGAAACCAGTGTCGTGTCTTTTATTAAAAAGGGACTTCAGGAGAACGGATATGAAATTTCTGTAGCTTTTGACGGGCGTACCGGAGTACAGCTGGTGCAGGCCAACGATTTCGATTTGGTAATTTTAGACATTATGCTGCCGGAAATGAACGGGCTGGATGTTTGCAAAGAGATCCGGAAAACCAATCAGAGTGTGCCGATCCTGTTCTTAACAGCTTTAGGAACTTCTGAAAATATTGTGCTCGGCCTGGAAAGCGGCGGAGATGATTATCTGGTAAAGCCATTTAAATTTATTGAACTGGTAGCCCGTGTGAAGTCTCTCTTGAGAAGAAGCCACAACAACGGACCTCAGGAAACCATTGAACCGGAGCCGGATAATGAGCATGTATTTCAGTTTTCAGATCTGGCTGTAAACGATTATACTAAAAAAGTAACCCGTGGAGGAGAAGAAATTACCCTTACTTCCACAGAATACAAACTGCTGCTATATTTCCTGAATAACCCTGAAAAGGTGATCTCAAGAGCAGAAATCCTGGATGCGGTATGGGGCGTAAATTATGAGTTGGGAACTAATGTGGTAGATGTTTATGTGAATTATCTAAGAAAGAAACTGGACAGTCAGGATGATAATAAATTGATTCATACTGTAATAGGAATGGGCTATGTTTTGAAAAAATCTTGA
- a CDS encoding PLP-dependent aminotransferase family protein, whose protein sequence is MPKDVLYLKIANAVTEQIKSETLQFGDRLPSLRSAQKLYNVSLNTVKQAYMELESRSLVESRPKYGYYVSQTSQRKLALPSVGKMKISEGENTPEDLIGKVFGTIAGTDVTQFALGIPGKSLLPVAKMKKCMINVMKGKNDSGTNYEPVQGSERLRREIAKWAMVMEGKITEDDLVITSGAMNGVYNCLMAVTKPGDSVAVESPVYFGILQAIHLLGLKAVEIPTHPITGVDLDALKKVLPKLSACCFVVNYNNPLGFQMPDENKKELVRMLTEYNVPLVEDDVYGNIYFGAGRPKPCKFYDEAGIVMWVGSVSKTLAPGYRVGWVAAGKFKDKIIRQKLVQTVSSPSLFSDVIADFLEHGRYDHHLRMFRKKLYANYLQIQKSVTQYFPDNTKISEPKGGFMLWLELDKRICTEDLYDEAFSQKVNFAPGRMFSQYNQYQNCMRLNYALEWTDRVESDLEKLGKMIKNRI, encoded by the coding sequence ATGCCTAAAGATGTTCTGTACCTTAAAATAGCCAATGCTGTCACTGAGCAGATCAAAAGTGAAACGCTGCAGTTCGGAGACAGATTGCCTTCATTAAGAAGTGCTCAAAAGCTTTACAACGTCAGCCTGAATACCGTAAAACAGGCTTATATGGAACTGGAAAGCCGTTCATTGGTAGAATCCCGTCCCAAATACGGCTATTATGTAAGCCAGACTTCACAGCGAAAACTGGCATTGCCTTCCGTAGGGAAAATGAAGATCTCAGAAGGGGAAAATACACCTGAAGATCTTATTGGTAAGGTCTTCGGGACGATTGCAGGAACAGATGTGACACAGTTTGCATTGGGAATTCCCGGGAAAAGTCTTCTTCCCGTGGCGAAGATGAAGAAGTGCATGATCAATGTAATGAAAGGGAAGAATGACAGCGGAACCAACTATGAGCCGGTACAGGGAAGTGAAAGGCTCCGCCGTGAAATTGCCAAATGGGCAATGGTGATGGAAGGAAAAATTACTGAAGATGACCTGGTCATCACTTCCGGTGCCATGAACGGGGTCTATAACTGTCTGATGGCGGTTACGAAACCGGGAGATTCGGTAGCCGTGGAAAGCCCCGTCTATTTTGGAATCCTTCAGGCGATTCATTTGCTTGGATTGAAAGCGGTGGAAATTCCTACCCATCCTATTACCGGGGTAGATCTCGATGCTTTAAAAAAAGTGCTTCCAAAGCTTTCTGCATGCTGCTTTGTTGTTAATTATAACAATCCGCTTGGGTTCCAGATGCCGGATGAGAATAAAAAAGAATTGGTAAGGATGCTTACTGAATATAATGTTCCTCTCGTGGAAGATGATGTATACGGGAACATTTACTTTGGAGCAGGCAGACCAAAGCCTTGCAAGTTTTACGATGAAGCGGGTATTGTGATGTGGGTGGGATCTGTTTCCAAGACGCTGGCTCCCGGATACCGCGTCGGCTGGGTAGCGGCAGGAAAATTTAAAGATAAGATTATCCGCCAGAAGTTGGTTCAAACCGTCTCCAGCCCATCTTTATTTTCAGATGTGATCGCTGATTTCCTTGAACACGGACGTTACGATCATCATTTGAGAATGTTCCGGAAAAAACTGTATGCCAATTATCTCCAGATTCAGAAGTCGGTTACCCAGTATTTTCCGGATAATACCAAAATTTCTGAACCGAAAGGAGGATTTATGCTATGGCTGGAGCTGGATAAAAGGATTTGTACAGAAGATCTTTATGACGAGGCTTTTAGCCAGAAAGTGAACTTTGCCCCGGGAAGAATGTTTTCACAATATAATCAGTATCAGAACTGTATGCGGCTGAATTACGCCTTGGAATGGACAGACCGCGTAGAAAGTGATCTGGAGAAGCTGGGAAAAATGATTAAAAACAGAATATAA